The nucleotide sequence ACATTGATTGGATTGGGTACTTGATTTTTGTAGCTGATCCtggtaaatttttttggttattaATGTAGCTGAGGTTGCATTGGTTGTTAAATATCTTTTCGGTATTTCTAATTGAATTAGATTCTCTGAAGCTTTGAGCAAATTGGTTGAGAAGGATTAAGCTGTAATTATTTTATGCTTGGGTATATCAGTTAGCTTTTTGATGTTACTCTATGGAGCTTTTGATGAAGAAAAGGATATAGTGTTCAGTTTGCAATTAGGTGATTCATATAAGGAGGTGGTATTTCTAAGGtgagacttttttttaaaaaaaaaatttcattatttcGGTAAAAACTGGAGCCAATTGAGCCTTGGAAGTGTCAGGGACTGGATATATTTTAGTTCTTGGTGGGGGTGAAGGGGTGCATTGATCTGTTGGGTCAAGCTTCTTAGGTCTAATTACATCTTTTGATGTGTCAAAAGTTTATGGTTTTTACGCATATGATCACGGGTCAATTGAACAGTTGTACCAAAATAGATTTAACTGAATAGATTGGAAATTTTGCAAACAAGTTTAGTTTTATGGTTATCGTGTTGTTCGTCTCACAGAGTTTGGGAGTTCTACCATTGAGGTAAATCTTCTAATTATAATTAGAAGGCAACTactacagatttttttttccaaaaagaaaaaaaaatagttggaaGCTTTCGGTCCaatcaatattttttgggcTTTGCTTCTCCTGGGTGTTTGGCATTGAAGAAAAAATGTACATTAGATGGTCGTATTGGGGTCTGAGGTAGAAACTTGTGAGGACGGCATGGAAAAGACCATGACAGATCCAGAGGCAATAAGGAACAATATTAATGTATAATTCTGAAATATGATTGGCTTTCACTGTTCTCTGGGATGAAGCACAAGTGAATATAAATTTTTACTGTAGAAAATTATTTGAGGATTGACCTGTGATACTTTGGAACATATGTTGAAGGTTATGTGGCAAAAAAGtttattctctttcttttttccctggTAAAACTATGGCTGTGCGAGTGACATGTGTTTACAATTAGCTAACAATCAAGTTTTGTACTGTTTTAGTGATCAACCAGGGACTGGTTTAACAGTCTTCCTCAACCACACAATAAAGAAATTagtaatttgattttgaaaagatgtttttatgcattacatttctgATGAAATGCTTTTTAAGTACTCTCTACATCAGAAAAAACAAAGGGGGAAAGTGGCTTACTTGGTTTGTTTACTGAATGAACATCTTTAAGTTGGGGATGGGGAGTGAAAGACTGATCTATTTGGAGGAAATTGctgaaaaataatactttttcaGAATAATAGGTTGACACTTGAATaatttcaatgtaattttgtagCAGACTCAGATTTTCGCAGATGTAGGTGGATAAGATGATGAATCTGTGCATATTCATTTGAGAAGATGCTTTGAGCAGTTAGAGTAataatttagattttttttccttccatgaCAGAGTACAAGCTTGATGTAGCAGAAGGCGGTGATAGTTAaaattggctcctttacctttTCTAGTCTGCAATTGATCTTTCTTTCTAACGTTGCTTGTGGATGCCTTTTGTAATTTTCGAATTGAGAGTTCTTAGTTTATGTCACTTCTCAGTTTTCCTTGAAAGTCTATGTTCCCTTATCATTTGAAACCATGGAGACATgtaatttgttttttaatttcttctctctttgtgcATCCTCAGCACATTGCTTGGTTCCTTTGCCTTGTCCGTCTAAAGCTCCGCAATATGATTGTAATGATTAATTAAGGCAGAACACGTAACTTGGATATTGAATGAGTGAGCAATTCAATTGTCACTGTGTTTTGTGAAAATTTACATGTGTTGCCTGGAACAAACCTTTTGCAAACTGAAAAATTCCCATGATTTATGTAgcagcaaaaaaaaatgaaaaagcaaAGAGGCAAACCCCTGTTTTTAAGTAGGGAGTGATCATATCATAGAATGATCTTGGTGTGAGGGttgattttactttattatGCTTAAAACTGCCGTTGCTGAATGGGTAGATATAATTGACTTGCCTCGGGTTTCATGTATCTCAAGTCCTTTTTAACTGGAGTATTATTGTACTTATTCTGCCTGATAAACTTACTGGTTAACTACTTATGTTGACACAACTCGATGGAAGACATTTGTTACAGTAACTAGCATTTGGTGTATATGTGATTTATGTTGCATTGCTGTTTTTGGGTAAAAATAAGTGATGAAATCATTGAATTTCCAAGCCTTTTTTTGGTTCCCACCTCATTTGGAATCTTAAAGATGGAAAGATGGGtttaaattattttcattcCATAGGGCTCTGAAGGAGGAGAAATATACTGCACGCAGAGCGATACTACCTGTTCTTCAAgctgaagaagatgaaaggtAGCTGACAGCTCCCTCCACTCATGATATATTTTACCCTCTCTGACAGTTGAGACTGAATGTTCCCTGCTTTGCCTTGAATAAGATTTGTCAAAGAGTGGAAGAAGTATCTTGAATATGAGACTGAAGTAATGAAGGATGTGCCAGGTTGGAAGGTTGGTGAAAATGTCTATCATTCAGGGAGATGGCTACCCCCAGCAACTGGTGAACTCCGTCCTGAAGTCTGGTGAAACTATTTTAACCAGTTCACTTGCAATGCACGCTTCATCGCCATTGTGGTGAAATTCCTTGTGTTGCATAAAGAGTTGCTATGTTTTCTTATGCAAATTCGTTGTGTTGCATGGTGCCTCCTTTGTGgtgaaataaaataacaaagctGGAAACCTCTAAATTGGTAAAAATACCAtctacattattttttattttatatcccTAATGTCTTTATTCCTGTCTGTTTACCTGAATCTTGGGATAGAAGTAAGGCTTATTGTTCTCTTTTCATAAGAAGGTTTGTGAAGATCAACCTTTTACCAGTGCTAGCATGTTTGCTGTGTTATCTTGGTTATTATGTGGCTCCAATAAATTTACTTGGTTGCCTATTCATCTTGCCTAAGTGATTATCTCTCTTGAAACCCTCTCCTCTCTCCCTAACCATCTCTCTAATCATTGTGACCGATCATAAGTAACCATGGTTGTGGCCTATTACAATGCAAACTATTATTTGTGATTGCTGGCCTCTTCCCCTTGAAGGGAGGTACCATCAAGCCTCTTTTTGTTTAATGTTACTGCTGCTGATACTTCCAAATATGACCCACTTGATAAAAGCATCACTCAGGTGATTATCATTCTAAAACGATCTCTCCTCGCCACAATGGAAGCGACATTGTGTTGTGGAAGTTGTTATATGACCAGACCAACCTTATGAGTGCAGTGCTGCTTAAAGGTGGTCAGTAATAGGAATGGCTATTGTCTTAATTGTCGTCCGATAAATGATGATTATGAGGTACCATCAATTTGATGCAGAAGGTATTGGATTGGCTGTTCAGTAAACCCAAATCTTACGTTTGGAGACCCAGTAATTCCGTACAATAAAGGTGTAGAAAGGATAAAAAGAACTCTTATGCAAGTAAAGTGGCCATGAGTTCATTGACGACAGAACTGCAACACAGTTCAACAAAGACCCTCCGCAGTTGCACACGCAGAATAAAGTGGCACTTGGGCCTTTGAGGTCGTGGTTCATCCCGCTTGttttaaatgaagaaaaaatattgAGCATAAGCACTTGATATTAGTATATTATGCGTGTAAGGGTTTAGCTATCTGTTTTAGGTCGAGCAATACGTAGAGTAACTCCTTATAGACGTGCAGGTAGATAAATTCCCGATAGACGTGCAGGCAGATCGATTCATCACGTTCTTAATGAGAACTTTTATATTTGAGTATATAAGTACTTAGTTAAAAATGGGGTGCATATGTGCTCATCCTAGAAATTATAAGTTGTTAAAGTGCTTCCTTATAATTACTTTTTCAATACTGGCCTATGAAAGCTTATGGAAGAGGAGTAATGTTAGTGATGCAGGTTATTCAGGCATTTTGTCGAACACTAGTCGTTTTCTCATAAAAAGGAatgaaattgaagaactttCACAACATATAATCAACCCCAAAGATCATCATGGACGATGAGTTTGCCTCGGTTGCATGCTTAGACTGAGACAATCAAATAAGTTCCTGTTATCAAGCAGAACCTCTCTAATTATGGCAAATTGTTTAAGGGAAAAAGGTTGGTCCAAATCATTAAGGCCATAACTACTGGAGATgctaatatgaatttttttgtttctagtCTATTTGATAGTTTTTTCATAGTTGGTTGACTAATCTTTATTGCCCAAGCAAGAAGACCAATCTAATGCCATATTTTTTTAACAGAGCAAGAAGACCCTTTAAGGCTATAAATTCAACTTGGCTTAAGCACAAAACCTTGCAATTGTGTTCTCTCTCGACAATGAGTCCATTATCATCATCGTAGCAAACATGTCATGCATTGcattgttttggttttggttttggtcttAGTCTTCCTAACATTTACTACCTAacaactttcaagctttgggTAAGTCTTGACTTGAGAACAAACAAGTATCAATCAGTCTATCATCATCATCGTAGTAAGCACGTCGCACATTTATTTGGTTGTGgtatttttatcatttacaaTTTTTCAAGCTTTGGACAAATTTTGACTTGGGAACAAAGTATCAATTACTCATCTGTAATTTCGCCATCACTTGGTGTAATGGGTCCAAATCTCATTTATATTTCACTAACTTCTTGTATATATCGAAATCTCATCACCTGTAACCTCTTGTATATCATttacaattattttttaaaaagttcaTGGTTTTTTCCAAGCTAAGAaaaattagcaaaaaaaaaaaaaaaagctgcagAAGAAGTGTTTCTAGTACTGAAAGTCTTGGAAGAGCAAGGCCTTGGTGGTAACAAGTTCTTTGGTGGGGAGACAATCAGCATGGTTGACATATCGTATGGGTGGCTGCCTCACTGGTTTGAAGCCATGGAATAAGTTGTAGGCGATCGACCCAAACAAATTTCCTCGATTGCATGAGTGGATTAGGAATTTTAAAAGAGGTTGAAGTGATCACAAAGAAAATCTTCCtgttcaaaagaaaataaaatgttgGCCTATATGCAAATTTGTAAGAAGAAGTATATGGAGGAGCAATTGAGTCAAATTCAAAATTAGCAGAATCCATAATACTAATTTTGTTTAAACTTCTCCTCTTTATGTTGAATCCATAATACTAAGCTGTTCATGGGTTAAACAAATGACAcattaagaatgaagaaagaaaacacaGATGCATTTTATGACAGTAAACCAAGCATCAAGCCTGTCCCCTACATCTACCTTTCCAAAACCTCCAACACCATTTTTATTTTGCCCTTCTTGATTATTCAACATTCACTGTAAACACAATGCGGGCAGAATGTTGGCCATCACGCCACGTTATAGAACCAAAATTGTAACCAGTAGAAGCTTTCGCGGCATTAAATGAGACTTCGAATGAGGCCTTTCTTATATACTCAGTAAAAGCAATCTTCTTTGGTAGAACCTTCACCATCAAGCCTGCTGGAGCATGCACCCTAGAAATGTATGTGGAATTTGGCAATCCCACGTTTGTTATGGTTCTTTTGATCATATAAGAAGCTTGATGTCGATCAAGCTTACCTATAGAGATTGATGGATAGTTGATGTTAGAGATGAGACTTTCATAAGAGGTCTTAGGGCAGTTAAATTTAGAATTCGACATGGATCGTATGGTTTTCTCTGGATAGCCATAATAACAAAGGAATTGAAGGTAGTCTTCTGTGGTTGTCTCCAGAACTAATCCAGGGTTAAGTGCTTTTGGAGGGCTTATTTCTCCGACCCCGGTCTCATGTGGACTTGCTAACTGTCCTGAGCTATTTGTTACGGCCTGCCTCATGTTGTTATAAATAGTTGCTGCATAGAGTACAGAAGAGAAATCAATGTATGAATCTTTTTTATGATCATATTGTACTACTAAATTGTGTAATTCACTTCTAAATGCACCTGTGGTCATGAGAGCTGATCTGATTATGGATGAGCTCCACTGGCGGTGCACGGATTTTATAAATGCTGCAGCCCCAGTGACATGAGGGCAAGCCATTGATGTCCCAGATAATATGCCAAATTTAGATGGCTTTTTTTCAATCAGAAAACCCTCTGGTCTTGGAATCATGGCAGCTAAAATGGCTACGCCCGGAGCCATGATATCAGGCTGGATATAACCAATTTGTGTTATAAATTTAACAACTATGCTTTTACAGAAATCATGTATGCGGAAACACATTTATCTTATGAAATGGATGCACATGTCACTGAAAATTACCTTAAGTATGTTCTCTGTAAGCCCTCCAGGGCCTCTAGAAGAAAAATATGCAACTGCTGGTGCTGGTTTGTACCGTGGAACAGTGACCGACGGAAGGATTGTCGCTGTTGGTTTCCTGTCAAGGAACAGAAAATTGAGAACATATCTAAGCACCAGATAGATTGAGCAATGTTGCTTGTTACCAAGCCAAATAAAGAGTTTACATTAATTTGGTGAGTATTGCTAGAAAGGAActgaagccttttttttttttataagcttgAATTTAAAAGTTGATGCTTACTTGGTAGAATTGACATATTTAAGAACCTGAAACCCTGCACTGTTTCCGACTTCTGCAAACGGAAATTCGCCTGAATTGAAAGGCACACCTCTCTCATACTCATTGATTAGAATTAGTCCTTCGGCTTTAGCATCTTCTACAACCAATTTCTTGATTTTCCTTGAAATATTTATGTCTGTATCTATGCAAACAACAATCTTGCCTGCTACTTTACTTGGATCTAATGATCCCGGATAGCAATTCCTGCATCAGAGTTAAAGGATTCGCGTTAGCTCAAAGGGTGAACATCAGTAGCTCTATAACCGATACTGATATCAACTGATAAAGGCTAAAGAATCCCAGAAAATAACAATCATCAAATGTACCTGGCCTCTGATATAGGGGTAAACTTTGCGACGACATCCTTTCCAAAGGCAAGTGGATAAGTCTTCGAGCGAGTGAGGTTCGAAAAATTAATGGCTGAACcctacaagaagaagaacaagaaagtAAACATGCGTTAATGAAGCTGCATGACTCAGTTTTCTGGTTGGTCATTTCAATTAACATCTTACTTGGAAAGTTTGACCATTGCCAAGAACAACAGTAGATTGGAAATCCCTATCAATATTAGAAGCAGCAACTGTAAAGATCCATGGAGCAGAATTAACAATAGTGTAAGGATCAGGTCCATCATTCCCTCCAGAACAAACAACCAAAACTCCCATGTGTTCGGCATGAAACGCTCCAATGGCTATAGGGTCATTGAGATAATCAGATTGGAAGATCGCGTTCATCCCGATAGAGATGGAAATCATATCAACTCCATCATTGACTGCATCATCAATTGCCTTCAATATGGTAGAGCCAGAGCAACCTTCTTGTGAGCATGCCTTATACGAGGCAATCCTTGTCGAAGGTGAGCCACCCCTAGCCGTGCCAAGGGCCAGACCATGGTAACTTGCATTGGCAATGGAAGCACCAGCAGCAATAGAGGAGGTGTGAGTTCCATGACCTACAGGGTCCCTTGGTGATCCAGCAATATTAGGTTCATGGGTTGTGGTCTTGTTATCGATCGATTTTGGTGGGATGTTGTAGTATCTTGCTCCTATCAACTTCCTATATTAATTCAcatataaagagagagaaaaatgtgtCAGTAAACTAACTACATGATCATTGTATTCATTTACATTTTGAATGATTGGGAGAAGATATGATCATCACCTATTACAGTTAAGTTTGTTGAAGTCAGAACCTTCCATACAGACTCCTTTCCATCTTAAAGGAATTTCCCCAATCCCCTTGTCGTTGAAACTCGGAGACTCGGGCCATATCCCTATTACATGCTCAAACAATTTCAATGGCAAAATTAAAGCTGTTTGTTGCATGAACATTCGTTTGAGCTAATTACCTGTATCGATGATTCCAATTATAACATCACTGGATACATGCTGTTGATGGTTATGGCTAAAACGAACGCCTGATTCTGCTTCCAAGAAATCCCAAGAACGCGTTGTATGGAGTTGAAGAATTGGATCCGGGAAAATGGAGACAATACCATCATGACCTGCTTTATTCCATATTAAAATTCCATTCATTATGCTTTTAGGTAATTACAAATTAGAGGAAATGCATACCAGACAACAAAGAAGCTTCTTTCTCTGTGAGTATGGCAGAAAATCCTTTAAAAGCATATCTGAAATGATGGATAAGAGATATTCTCTCACTCTCATGGCTGTCAAAACaagattaaaaaattaaaaatacaaaactTTTCCAGCAATACATAGAATGTTAATGATAGTAGCAATGATGACAAGCACCTTGGAATAATAGAAGATAACAATTCCAAATGTTCCGAAGCATCGCTGTTTCCATCTGAAGAACTTCCCATGTAAACAACATAATGCTGTCAAGCCATAACCCAGAAACTGTTAGCAGTGAACCATGCACAGCAGAATATACAATCAATGGACAGAACTTAATTCCTTCTATTCTTGGCTACAGATTAAGTACACATGCAGAAAATGATAGAAGAAATGCAATTATGAATGAACTTACTGTGTGGATTGGGTTTGAGGAAGTTAGAGTGATAAGGAAATAACAATGAAAGGAAAGAcaaaagagaagatgaagaaaggaAGCCATGAGAGATGGAGTGAGTGAAGAAGGAAGGGAGACTACTATTAATCAGaggagctgctgctgctgctgcttcagCAACAAGTTTGTTCTAGCTAGTCTAACCTTTTTCAGTGAAGGAAACTTGCATGTTGAGTATTTCAAGCATCTTTGATTATTCTCTCCATGAGCCCCCTTTATTGGCACTGGGGTATTTAATTTCTGTTCTTCCCTTtaccttgttttttttcttttaatttcccACCTACTACTattattacttttctttttcaagaGGGAATTGTTGCATCACGCATGCcactaaaaaaatattatttaaaaaaaaaaagtaaagaaaggagtgaaattaaaaaggaaaaaaaaaaaaactttaatgtAGATGAGGCCCAGATATCTCATTAGAATTTCCCTCATGccaacccatatatatatatatatgtaagagaTAGAAAAGAACAAAAGGAGATAAAAAGATGCACTTACCTGAAGTGATGCCAACCAAACAATCTATGCATATATTATTTGTTCCTTTAGTATTCTTGTTGTTGTTATTTGAAACTTTGAATACAAGTGATGCCTCTCTTTTCTTAAAGAGGATGGAGACAAACAACTATTATCCTTTTGGGCTTTAAAATGGACCAGAGCAGCAGCCTATAACAAATGTACTCTCATAAGGCCCCAAAATATAGACCTTGGGCCGAAAGATTGATCAAGATTGAGAGTAACTTAGGGCCCAGGTATTTACAGTAGAGTaaatgaaatacaaatatttatttttatgttaggATTATTATCATGCATTCAATTGCAAACATCTCCTCTCTCTATGGCATATAGCTTTGAAATGACTCGTTAGATTTCAACAGAGAATATATATTGGCTCCATTTGGTAGAGTTTGTTGGCTTTAAGGAGActtttggacatctaggtccatTCAAAAAGCACATTGACATAAAAGTATCCATGAAAATGTCAATTATATCACTACTCGGCTATATATCAGTTCAAgttattgtttcaaacaataacatgaaaaaaaatgtcTCAAATCCAGACAATTCCGACAACAATTCACTACATCACCATCGTCGTTAGACTCTCTTCATTAAGACGCACAATGACTAGCCAGATTCAATTAAAACGGCCACCGAAAAGGAAGACATGAAGTTGGCTCGTTTTGCTTAcgtaatgttactgtttaaaACTTTGTCATAATAGTTCATTTATCCATATGCAAAACTGCTTCATGGTGGTGGTAGTAGTTAAGATAATACGGAATTTTGGAGGGTTTACAACTCTAATAAATTGTGCCATCCAACTCATTATTTTCTTTGATATAAAATAACATTAACAGTACTGAAGCTTAAAATGTATTCTAATAAagattcaccaaaaaaaataacattcaaAGCTCAATCACCCaatcttttttcctttcatcagaCATATCTAAAAATATATCTCTATATAAAGCAGAGTCATGCAAAGCCTTCACTGCTTTTCCATATGCAGCTCCCTCAATACCCAAAGCATGTAAAGCCTTCAAACACTCTTTCATAACATCAACTTCGTGGGTATTGGGTGATGTTGCTGCAGCTCGAGTCTTCCCTCCCACCAATTGTTGTTCAAGCAAATCATTTTTTCTCTTATATTGTTCTCCAATGTCTGTGAAGGCATTTTCTATCATGCTTGAGTATGTCTCTTGTTCTTCTATTTTTGAGACTCAGGAGTAATTATTTCAACTTCTTCATTAACCCTTGACGAGGTATCTTTAGAATTATCAACACCAAAACTCTCTTCTTCATTGTGTGATGGAGATTTAGTGGAAGGGTGTGCATGTGCACCAGAGGCTGTGGTATCTCCAAAAATGATGCATAATGCAGGAAATTCCTTACAACCCTTTTTCTTAAACCTTTTTGCCATTCTATGAACctacaatattaaaaaaatactagTTAAAGTCAATcctaattataaaataaactaATTTGCAATAGAAAGCTAAGTATGTTACCTTTGACAAACTTTCCCAACATTCATTGGTTGCATTAACTTGGCATGTAATGACATTGTAACCAATTCCAGTCTCTTTGATCAAAGCTTTGAAACACTTTTGTCTATTTCTCAATTGgttgtatttgtttttcaattgaaCATCATTATAGTCTTTATCAAATTTAGCCTTAAGTCCTTCCTTAATTGCCTTCCATCCCGACTTAGAAAAAGTTGTAGTAGTTCGATTTCCTTTTTTCACCTCTTCAACCATTAGCTCAATCAAATAATTCTCAATTTGTTTGCTCCACACCTCATCCTTCTCATCAATCTCCTCACAATCAACTTCGTTTTGAACTTCACCAACATTCATCTTTAACattaaaaaaggaaacaaacaagtTACTAATAATGATCATATACATGCCAGGAACACCACACCCAAATCACATAATGAAACCCATTTTGAAATAATAACAGTTCTCACATAAAGCTGCCTTGGCAGCAGAATGATCACTACTTGAGTTACAGCATGTGCTGAAGTATTTTATAGTGCTAATAAAAAATAAGAGGCAGTAGTATAGTTGTTGCTGCATTCAGCATTAGTAGGTGTTTCCTAGATTAGGATGATTACTACACAGAATGTTCTCATAAGTAGCAGAACTAAGAATATATCATCTATGCAGTCTAGTAATAATGGGAT is from Tripterygium wilfordii isolate XIE 37 chromosome 14, ASM1340144v1, whole genome shotgun sequence and encodes:
- the LOC120014419 gene encoding NADH dehydrogenase [ubiquinone] 1 alpha subcomplex subunit 13-A, with amino-acid sequence MTEATIRHKPGMTSVKDMPLLQDGPPPGGFAPVRYARRIPNKGPSAIAMFLATFGAFSYGMYQVGLGNKIRRALKEEKYTARRAILPVLQAEEDERFVKEWKKYLEYETEVMKDVPGWKVGENVYHSGRWLPPATGELRPEVW
- the LOC120015436 gene encoding L10-interacting MYB domain-containing protein-like isoform X1; protein product: MLKMNVGEVQNEVDCEEIDEKDEVWSKQIENYLIELMVEEVKKGNRTTTTFSKSGWKAIKEGLKAKFDKDYNDVQLKNKYNQLRNRQKCFKALIKETGIGYNVITCQVNATNECWESLSKVHRMAKRFKKKGCKEFPALCIIFGDTTASGAHAHPSTKSPSHNEEESFGVDNSKDTSSRVNEEVEIITPESQK
- the LOC120014215 gene encoding CO(2)-response secreted protease-like, translated to MIENAFTDIGEQYKRKNDLLEQQLVGGKTRAAATSPNTHEVDVMKECLKALHALGIEGAAYGKAVKALHDSALYRDIFLDMSDERKKDWKREASLVFKVSNNNNKNTKGTNNICIDCLVGITSVSLPSSLTPSLMASFLHLLFCLSFHCYFLITLTSSNPIHTHYVVYMGSSSDGNSDASEHLELLSSIIPSHESERISLIHHFRYAFKGFSAILTEKEASLLSGHDGIVSIFPDPILQLHTTRSWDFLEAESGVRFSHNHQQHVSSDVIIGIIDTGIWPESPSFNDKGIGEIPLRWKGVCMEGSDFNKLNCNRKLIGARYYNIPPKSIDNKTTTHEPNIAGSPRDPVGHGTHTSSIAAGASIANASYHGLALGTARGGSPSTRIASYKACSQEGCSGSTILKAIDDAVNDGVDMISISIGMNAIFQSDYLNDPIAIGAFHAEHMGVLVVCSGGNDGPDPYTIVNSAPWIFTVAASNIDRDFQSTVVLGNGQTFQGSAINFSNLTRSKTYPLAFGKDVVAKFTPISEARNCYPGSLDPSKVAGKIVVCIDTDINISRKIKKLVVEDAKAEGLILINEYERGVPFNSGEFPFAEVGNSAGFQVLKYVNSTKKPTATILPSVTVPRYKPAPAVAYFSSRGPGGLTENILKPDIMAPGVAILAAMIPRPEGFLIEKKPSKFGILSGTSMACPHVTGAAAFIKSVHRQWSSSIIRSALMTTATIYNNMRQAVTNSSGQLASPHETGVGEISPPKALNPGLVLETTTEDYLQFLCYYGYPEKTIRSMSNSKFNCPKTSYESLISNINYPSISIGKLDRHQASYMIKRTITNVGLPNSTYISRVHAPAGLMVKVLPKKIAFTEYIRKASFEVSFNAAKASTGYNFGSITWRDGQHSARIVFTVNVE
- the LOC120015436 gene encoding L10-interacting MYB domain-containing protein-like isoform X2; this translates as MNVGEVQNEVDCEEIDEKDEVWSKQIENYLIELMVEEVKKGNRTTTTFSKSGWKAIKEGLKAKFDKDYNDVQLKNKYNQLRNRQKCFKALIKETGIGYNVITCQVNATNECWESLSKVHRMAKRFKKKGCKEFPALCIIFGDTTASGAHAHPSTKSPSHNEEESFGVDNSKDTSSRVNEEVEIITPESQK